Sequence from the Microplitis demolitor isolate Queensland-Clemson2020A chromosome 2, iyMicDemo2.1a, whole genome shotgun sequence genome:
CAATAAGATATACAGCTGAACTGCATTCACGCATCTAAGCATTCTTCCTTTTTTGTATTCTCAAATTTTACTGTGTTACATACGTTGGTTAaacaaatcatttatttaacataattagctggtttaatcaatttattttattatatttaatttttaccctTAACcgctaaatatatatgtatatagctATGTAGGGGAAGGAGGACAAACGGGGGTAGGGTAGGTAAAACGGGGTAtccccaaaattttatgaataaaaattttatttcttaaatattccgaaatcacttttgtaaacatcattgagtattattttgaatattttttgttaaactttttcaaaaatcgagttttagtcaaaaaatgttgatggctttcgatttatgataaaaaccagtaaaaagttttttttctgcttttgTATCCAGTAATTGTGTAAAATGTAATGTTTCTTTACGTACATTGCTCACCAAAACATTTAACttgatcaattttatttaatatgcagaaaaattttttttttgcctatTTTAGAGGATACCCTATTTTGCCCGccaaagtgaaaattttttgctgcaacggaaactgaaatttttgtttatttacttcgCATAtcactaaaaacaaaaagatttagcgtaCTTGAGTCCTCGGAACCATAATATTTCCTAAGGTACCTCGCGTTGCCCCCCCCCCTACTCCTacataatcaaatatttatagatttcatATCATTGAAGtttgatcagatctaattatatatagacttatatataattagacctgatcatatatagtcttatatatgattatacctAGCTTTCATCAGTTAGATCTactcagatctaattatatataggcTTATATGATTATACCTAGCCTTCATCAGCcaggtctgatcagatctgaatatatataggttcataaatgattatatataattatatatgatcttatatataatcatatatactcatatacattcagataaaatcattttttataggaCAGCTTGAACATTTAGAGAAACGTTTTAGTTTCCTTGCCATAAATCCAGCAATATATGAAACcacataattatttgtttgagTTATACCATATAGTCGTTATCCAAAATTATATGATCGTCTGATGTTCCGTTAAAATCATCATAATCATTACAAtgactattattatcattactattatcGTCAATCTTATTGATGCTATTATAGTATTCGTAATTTTTAGCtatattactataattaatacCATTAGTACAACTGTCAGAAGCTTTATTACGAGCATCACTTTCACTACTTGATTCATCCACCCATTACTCGAAAGGTAGATGTCTGTCATTACGAGTCTCGTCACAGAAATTTTGATCATCATTAGCAATACCTTTTTCAACAATAGAATCGATTTTTTCAAGCCaatttttgttatcattattagatGCAGCTTATAATTTTTGCGTATGCATAAgcgattttaataattcaccCCCAGATACATTAGAACCCCTTGGTGGTGTAGCTAATAAATAACTACACAGTAAGCGAAAAACGACCAAGAAGAATTGGGTCCAGATGGTCGTTACAACCACAAGCAGACCTCATGATTCCAAAGAATttctgtaagaaaaaaaacagcttaaaaatattaagttgaCAGTGCACTgtcaccaatttaatatagtggaaacctaaaacatgcaaaccttctcaataagacaatttatagataaattgagaaaaatatagatagcccgaactgggaatcgaacccagaccatgtcggtatcgtgccgagtgctctaccagttgagctatccggcactatactatattccgttcaatttgatctataacttaatgagccacaccgtccatcgtacggtattacaccaaGTGACagcaatattaatattaatgatcaTAATGTTataacaatagtaattattactatgggAATGGTAGCAATGATTTTTCTTACTGCAAAGATATTtaccaaaaagaaaaaataatcattaaataaatttttaaatctcacCTCGTGAGCATCTTGATTCAGGGGTGATGTCATaaggtaattataattacacttATCATAGAAAAAGTCTGATAACTCTACAGTAGTTCCAAGTGTAACTTTAAATCCAGTTAACGTACTAGTCGtaatagaaaaatgaaaattttcttctatttCATCAAATACATCATCTTCATTACTAATAATGAGTCATTAgacttctttttattattatttttttcctttgtttttttttttatttgcttttttCCCAATTACGAAGAAATTTGTCAAAGTGAATTGTGGcctatcaattaaataaatgaattattaatttattaaaaaaaaacatttttattgatttataacaacgaagaaaaaaaaatgagttttgtTATGTAAATAGTGAATTCCAGATTGCATATTAAAGCATATGACTGGAATAAAAAAGTCccgatttaaataatgatttaatgcataaatttttgtatgagTACGTGTATAATATATGAGGCATAAAGTATAATAACATGCATTAGGATCCAGGTTAATGATCGtgacatacatattttttattgttacttaCACTTAATTCACTgtagttttgtaatttttttattacgattCAGCCTTAGTATTTTGATAACAGTCATTTTTGTATAATGACATTGCTACTCTTAACTGACGCGTGAATaactacaaattaaatattacgttacattactttaaaatttttaagctgaaagttaattaatactattgatcatgtaaaatataaataaaataatataagataACAATGTCAAATATATCTGTATTACAAGCAacacacttatttttttaaatccctcAGGCTTTAAATGGTGAGGAGATAATTTAAAACCTATCTTGAGATTCATTTTACCATAAGCTTCAAGCTTCAGGAGCGCTTGCCAATGGAGCATTTTGACAATACCATCAGGGgtctacaaattttttacttatagtACGTGGTTATACCGTTTACACATTTTGTTCTTACCCAAAAtgaaggaaatttatttattccattTCGCAGGTTTTTCAATAAATGACACGTCTGACGCAAACCACAGCCGTCTCGTAGAATCGTAAGGATGCTCAAAGCTAAATTTCATATCTTCTATTCCAAACAGTTTCCAAGCCCCTCAATTCCATTGTGCTGCATCAGTAATTACACAGTCTACATAAAAACCAGCTTTCTCAAGGTGTCATGTACACTCAATAGTTAACTTGCGCAGTATATCACTCGTAACAGAATTTTTACTCAAGAAACTCCCAACAAATTGAACCCAATCGCCTTGAAATGGCTGAAACATGAATACAAAAGCATGATCGGCTCTTGTATTTATAAGATGTCGTGGATTGAAAGCTCACAAATCGACAAATCCATCCAATTTCATCgttcaagaatttaatttaactccTTGACTTGATGAAGGCTACTTCATCAATAAGAAGTGAATCTGtcgaaaaaatgtaataaattaaatattgcttataagaattaatgaaaaagttataaaacgTAGAAGCAAGTATagaaaaatactcaaaaatgATCAGAATAGCAAAAGGAATATGTGGAAAAGCTGCAACAAAGTTACGAATTAATGACTACGAGTACTTATAAAATGTTAATGTTTAAGCTGAAACTCGGTAAAAAAGTTAGATCATAACACCCCTATTAGAATATATTTCTATACGTAAAGCTTTATAACCGAGGTTGTCAAAAATAGCTTTAGGAAAGCCAAATGCACTGTCAAGTTTTTGTACATGAGAATTCAACGTATCCTTGGAAGGAAGTGGTAAAATTTGTCTTTCTCTGAGACGATCATACACCGCGACACTTTAAATACGCGTTATCAAGCATTCATGTATCCACTTGATATCGTATCATCTCTGCTTTGAATTCTTGACTTTGGCTGAATTAAAGCAAGCTTGAACGGCTTTCTGTTGAATTTCGAGTAGATCAGCTATTgcttttttaataacttcagCCTCAATAGCAgcacatttaaatttttgtacatCAATTAATTGAGAAAGTTCAATGTTCTTCACATAAAATATAAGTCAAAAAACATGaatatcatgaaaatatttaaacgggcAATAACTTCATTTATTACCTTTCACGGCAAGCGTGTAGATTTTCTTCTTTGCAAAATTAATTGACGTTTCAAATTATTGTATTCCAACTTCAAGTTTTTCGTACATTTATTTCCACGAGTCTGTAGTTGGCATCTAAGAATTCGAAAATAACGACATCGGATAGTACGGGAAGACGTCCATTGGGCAGATTCCAATTGGAAAAGTAACCGATAGGATATATCCCAATAACCCAGATCCCTAATATCTGAATTACCAATTACTAATAATCCttacaaaatttcaacaaaattacCACTCTTCAATGATTAAATAAGCTTAATAATCTTTTTGAGTTATTTACTGtaaggtaaaaaattattattattattattattatttatttgtataaaaatttattcgtttcatagtttaataactaaattgtttgaataatttttcaatcattttagttaataattaaattaatcaacgaaaaaattgtttattattttttagaaataatgcAGTAACTCCAATCACACAGCTTTTAATGACGTTACATTTTTGTGCTACTGGGAATTACCTTATAACTATAGGTGACTTCATCGGAATTACTAAAAGTTGTGCTTACAGAATAATACACAGTCTTCTTCATAGTATTGCTTCTTTGCGTCAGGAATTCATTCATTTTCCATCGACTCCAGATGAGATACTTCAAAATCAAGTTGAGTTTTATCAAACTGCTAGATTTATAAGAGTTTTTGGCTGTATTGATTGTAAACATGTGAAAATTGAATCATTTGGTGGTGGTGATGCAGAAATTTACAGAAATAGAAAAGGAAGTTTCTCCATTAGTGTTCAAGTAATATGTAACGCACGACTAGAAATCATTGATATTGTTGCAAGGTGGCCAGGTTCAACTCATGATTCTACTATTTTTAACAACTCAAGAATCCActctttttgaaaataatagttttgGAAGTGCATTACTTCTAGGGGATTCTGGTTATCCTAATCTCTCTTTTCTATTGACACCACTCCAAGATCCGCAAAGTCCAGCTGAACAACTTTATAACGAATCTCAAATTCGAACAAGAAATTTGATTGAACGTACATTTGGGGTTTGGTCAAGACAGTTTGCCCTGCTTCAAGGGACTAGATTTCGGAAAGTCGAGAAAACTTTAACTAGTATTATTGCCACTGCTGTTTTATACAATATTGCACGAAGAGAGAAACCGCCACCAGACACTGTCATTACTGTTGAAGAATACCGTAGAATTCCAGAAGTTGAAAATCCTGTGATTGGAGACGCTAATCTTAGAGCATTATTAGTAAATCAATACTATGAAAAGTAAGTAACTGACTAGATTGATAACAGTattgtcaaaattaaataaacaaatttttaattttgcagtttgattgtaagaaattaacaacaacaaaaaatatgatatatgataaataaacagatgagagtaaatattattaaagaaaccGCAACCGATAATATATATTCCACTAACAATTGCTGTTTATTACACACAATTAATTACtcttaatgatttattatactaaattatagttaattagtattaacaaaaaaaacatctaAGGTAAAAGAtatagtacccgatcactccatgtatttgtagatctatatttaataaaatttagtaaatacatatatacaaatacaaatacatgagtgattgGATACTGGGTAtcttaacttaattattacaatatattattgtttatattaatactgttaattaaaaacgttaattataattttacatttttctttttcatttttcctttttttaactaatgtcCAGTAATCCAAAAAATGGTCCAATGCGCCCAATCAGGAACATCGCCGAATCTAtcatattgtaatttaaaatccaTAAATATGTCACACAAATGAATAATTCGATCCGCAACGTCCTCGATAGGTATCAGTGGATTCTTAAAGACAAGTTTACCTGAAATGCgcctaaaataaaatttttttttgttaattaaaatgagaTTTAtcttagtattattattttgattatctttacaataattgatagtaatcGATGTCAGCAATATCATCCCAATCATCAGTTTTATACAGCTCTTCCGACAGAATAAATCTTTCCCGAAGGATTTTCCAGTCAATCTCTGCAGTAACTGTTcagaaaaacataaaaaaattattttattataaatattattaatatacataatttaataattaaattcatgatTTTATACTTACATCGATccattttttctcttttgaTAAATTGAGGAGTTGAACACCAATAAACAAaacacagttaaaaatttataactttttcatttattttatttaatccaattttctttttttttttttcattaacaaaTTACAATCGACTCCTTAATACTTCACCTAATATAagtctaatttaaaaaaaaaaatggaagctTCAGAAATAAAGACACCCAGAATGAGTAATGACCAAaagattttcttaattaaattaattgacgaaaaaaaaaaaattattgaatgtaAAACAACCGATAAAATTACCACAAAAGACAAGCAATCAGCCTGGAACCAAATTGCTAACAAATACAAAGAAACACATCCGTACCAATCTCCAGAAAACATACAAACATTTTGGAAAAACATAAAAACGCAagcaaaataatattcaagtaattttaaaaaagaaagtatGGGTACtggtaaattgaatttttttctcttttactaTCTTCTATGATAATTCAAAatcatacattaattttttttaatcataaaaggTGAAGGGAAAATgacagttgaaaaaaatgctgTGTTGGAGGCGGTTCTGGCTGTTATTCATCAGGTCACTGTTCAGGGTCTGCATAATCAGTACGATAATGATGTTAGTTCTACAGTTGGTGAAATTTTGGATTCTGATGACGATGACAATGGATCTGACGACGattcaatttttaagtatttgataaaaaacaaCGAGGTTCaagattggaaaaaaaaataatccatcaAACTTAAAATCTACGATTAGTGCTCCATTAAAGATGAACAAGGACAGACCTAGTTTTAAATCGATACTGTCAAAAAAAGACTCTCAAGGGCAAAGTAAAATCTCGCCGAAAGATGAACTTGCGGTTATTTTAAAGGAACAAGCTATTGAAAAACACAAGTATGAAATAGAGCTGCTAGaactgaaaattcaaaaagaaactttattaattaaaaaaattgaagaagaaGACTTTTGCACAGacgattataattaatattttgtttaagttcatttatttatattttgttaaataatttattttacagtgATTATATAATATCTCGTTAAATCTTTTTCTTGTCATTtgaactaaaatatatatataagttaaaaGACTTAatacccgatcagggaactagttcTCAATCATGaacttatatatctatattcaattaaatttaagaaatatagatatacaaatatatgagtgaTCAGGTACTATGTCCTTGATCGGGTACCGGGTATctcagataataaaataaattattaaatattactttgtaaaaaaatagtagtttctgtaaaaaaaatctgggcttcggttgaccctgcgggccagccccaaaacttcccgctcttttcgacctcaaagagctcgaaaacattagtgtagatatattttcgagctcttcgagctcaaaaatgctatcacatgcaactGTTtcttttacgatcttttcaagcgctaacaagttacctgttatgctgaagtttgaaaatttaagaatcgaaaatcatcaatgaagcggtttttaaaatttagttcctgattatgtccagtaaaataagtgtattgaggcagaaatcaatgtcggagatcaaaatcaagatttaagtaagttttgactcatgtaagaaacaataaaatatgaaatatccgataaaaatattaaaaactacgttttatcgatttttttgttaataatatgatttaaactaaaaaccaagttcgatgacattatttgatcaaaagaaaccaaaaaaaagatgagatggtatgatatcaggcacattttagtacgttatattatgatttatccggaaaaaataacataaaatgttatttttttagcttttcaacgccgatatcttttgaactaatcaatagattttgatagttgacgtggcaatcggcgcgttttattgaattctagagctgattagattttgaagttgatcgtataagtcgtttttgagaaatcaataaaaaactaaaaaaaaaaatttttttttttcgtaattcgcaaatattttcgagtctattctatcaaataatctgaaattttcaggaaagttgatggccaacgagttctttcgattgctacctcaaccatccaaatcgattcattagttcaaaagttacgaagagtttacatacatacacacacacacacaaacacacacatacacacacacacactcggacatcattctgaaaatagtcagaatagctttctaggacctcaaaacgtcgacatccgatgaaaactcgattttcgaaaatcggggtgaaaacaataacttcccgaaatttatgaaaatcgtcgattttcttagcggtaagttaaaaatgatttgtaaACCCTTGAGATTTCATAATGCTtgatggtaaaattttttatgaaccaAGTATTATTTTGTAGTAAATATTCTGGCGGTGTTAGTATTTTTGATGAATGTGGGCGtagcattatttttattgtatttaaattaatccaGCAGTATtctctaaaatttaaataattagtactgttacgttttgggaaattacccaaaattaattaaaaatcaaaataatttttagttatttaattttatccaggtttggcctcgttagagtgtctatagacccctggtgggccgtggtcgtcgattattttattaattattaatttaatttgattttcgcgattttaaaatatgttcgcGATCTGTTctccatattatttatgaagatGCAGGATTTGAGGAATTCTGGACAGCCGGTGGCAGTGTCCAGGACTGGATAAATTATTGGGCAGCCGG
This genomic interval carries:
- the LOC103569413 gene encoding LOW QUALITY PROTEIN: putative nuclease HARBI1 (The sequence of the model RefSeq protein was modified relative to this genomic sequence to represent the inferred CDS: inserted 2 bases in 1 codon) — protein: MTLHFCATGNYLITIGDFIGITKSCAYRIIHSLLHSIASLRQEFIHFPSTPDEILQNQVEFYQTARFIRVFGCIDCKHVKIESFGGGDAEIYRNRKGSFSISVQVICNARLEIIDIVARWPGSTHDSTIFNNSRIHXLFENNSFGSALLLGDSGYPNLSFLLTPLQDPQSPAEQLYNESQIRTRNLIERTFGVWSRQFALLQGTRFRKVEKTLTSIIATAVLYNIARREKPPPDTVITVEEYRRIPEVENPVIGDANLRALLVNQYYENLIVRN